The genome window GTGCAAATGCTTATGACTTGGTGATGAACGGGAATGAAATAGGAGGTGGATCGGTTAGAATATTTGATAAGGATTTACAAGCTTTAATGTTTGACCATTTAGGATTTACCCCAGAAGAAGCGAGAGCACAATTTGGTTTCTTGATGGATGCCTTTGAATATGGAGCGCCACCACACGCGGGACTCGCTTTTGGTTTTGATAGACTGGTTGCTATTTTAGGCGGTCAAGAAACGATTAGAGATTTTATCGCTTTCCCTAAAAACAATAGCGGCCGCGATGTCATGATCGATGCACCAAGTGCTATTGATAAGGAGCAGTTGAAGGAATTGAATTTGAAGGTTACGGTGTAGTTAGTTAAGACTTATGACTTCAGAGATATCAGGTTTTGAATATTGAATATCGGTCTTTGAGAGCACTTTGATAAGCTCAGTGTGACACCTCAGACCTCAGTCTTTTCCAAATAAGCGAGTATTGAGGCTCTCGAAACGCGGATTTAATGAATGTAAACATATGAATTTTTTAAAATTTCTTGGAATGTTACTCCTATTTGCTATGGTAGCAATAGGGGCAGGGTTTTATACTATAGACCAAGGTGATACTGCTTATGGTCATAAACTCATCGGTCTTTCTACTTTGTTTATCTTCTTTGTAATCATGCCCTTATTTATATGGACACGTTATAAAGATAAAGATCTGAGTAAATTCAATTTCAACCAGAAAAAGAAAGATGATGAAGATGAGGACTGGGATGTAGACGATAAAAGCAGGTGGAATTAGAAATGAAAAATAATTGGTTTGGTTGTTATGTTAGTAATTCGATAGTAACGAATCAAGCATGAGTAAGCAACGGACGATATCTTACTTAGGGAAAGAGAAGGTGCGTTAAAGTGTATTTCTGAAAACCAATTTCCTATTCGTATTGCTAAAAAATGTAAGTTTAAAAATGAAAACTATTTCTAAATGACTTTTGATAAAGAATTTAAAGAGGCATTGAGTCGTATACCTTCTAAAGAAAAGGACAAGTTAGTCTTAAGGCTTTTAAAGAAGGATTTAGTTTTAGCAAATAGACTGTATTTTGAGCTGGTGGATAATAGAACTGTTGATGATAGGAGGGAGCATATAGAGGGTTATTTGAGACAGCGCATTCATGCAAACACTTCCTATGTCTTTAAATCAGGTTATATAATGATGGACCTGAGGGAGCTAAGTGGAGCTATTACGGAACATGTTAGAATAACTAAAGATACATATGGCGAGCTAAGCTTAACTTTAATGGTTCTAGTGGAAACTCTAGAGAACAGGAATCAAGAGATTGCTAAAGAAACTCGAGGTAGATCTGGTAAGTTGTGCGTTTACATAATTGCAAAAGCATTTAAGATATTGATTGTAATCAACAAAATGCATGAAGATATAAGAATGGAGTTTGAGGATGACTTGATCAAATTAGGCCAACTATTCTCAGTAAATAAAAACATAATGAATGCTGCGATCTATAATGGTTTTGATGTAAACTGGTTGTTACAAGCTACTATTCCAGAAGATATTGAAGCTATTCATAAAGCGATAAGAGCAAAAGGTTATTTGAAAGGCGGGTCTTATTAATCGTTAGATATCAATAATATCAATCTTCACATCAAACATTTAAAAGTCTAATCTGGTAATTACTTCACCGTAATGCCGACTTTTGTAGAAGTAGAAAATGAGATATGAAAAAAGGAGTGTTAATGGTCAATCTGGGGTCGCCAGATAGTCCTAGTCCAAAAGATGTAAAGAAATACCTGGGTGAATTTTTAATGGACGAGCGTGTAATTGATCTTCCTTATGTATTAAGAGCCATTCTTGTAAAAGGAATTGTTTTGAATACAAGACCTAAGAAAAGTGCCGAGGCTTATGGTAAAATTTGGTGGGAAGAAGGAAGTCCGCTAATTGTACTTTCTGAACGATTGCAAGAGAAAATCGATTCTTTTACCAGTGTACCTATTGCTCTTGCGATGCGTTATGGCGCTATGCCTATTGAAGATGGATTAAAGGAGTTACACGACCAAGGTGTTGATGAAGTATTGTTGATTCCTTTGTATCCGCAATATGCAATGGCCACTACAGAAACTATTCAAGTACTTGCAGAAGAATTGCGTCAGGAGAAATTCCCTCACATGTCTTTTACAAACATGCCACCTTTTTATAATCATCCAGATTATATACGAGTACTATCTGAATCTATAAGGGAATCTCTAGAAGGTAAAGACTACGAGCATTTATTATTTTCATATCACGGTATTCCTAAAAGGCATATTAGAAAAAGCGATATAACTAAATCACATTGCAAGATGGATGGAAAGTGTTGCTCTACTCCATCACCTGCACATGAGTTTTGCTACAGCCATCAATGTAAAGAGGTGACCCGATTAGTGGGAGAATACCTAGGAATGGAAGAAGGGACCTTTTCCACCAGTTTCCAGTCCCGTTTGGGTTTTGATCCATGGTTAACACCTTATACCGACCGCACCATTGAAAAAATGGGCTTAGGCGGTACCAAGAAAATGGCTATTGCGACACCAGCTTTTGTAAGTGACTGTCTCGAGACATTAGAAGAAATCGCTATGGAAGGAGAAGAAATCTTTCACGAAGTAGGAGGTAAAGACTTTCACGTGATTCCATGTTTGAACGACCGTGAGGATTGGGTAAAAGTACTTTCTCGCTGGATAGATGAATGGGCTATGAGTGAAGTAACGGCTTAGTTTTACTTAATTATAATATCAAAAGGCCTTCTTTAAGAAGGCCTTTTTTATCATTTACAGGTATTCTATTCACCAATATACATGTAAATTGGTGGTCGTATTCACCAAAAAGCACATATTTGATGCCCGTAAAATCAAATAGTAAATGGTATGAATATTCAAAAAGGCTACGATAATTCAAAGAGATCTTGTTAAACGAGTAGAGAAGCGCCTTAAAGATAGGAAGGTTATAATCATAATAGGTCCTAGACAAGTAGGTAAAACTACGTTGATCAAAAAAATATTGAAAAATAAAGAACACCTCTTTTTAGATGGTGACGACCCATTAGTTAGAAGATCTACAGGTAATGCAAATACAGAACAACTTAAACAACTTATAGGGAATCATCACTTTGTTTATATAGATGAGGCACAGCGTATTAAAAACATAGGTCTTACACTCAAAATTATTCATGATCAATTACAGCCTGTCAAGCTATTAGTTACAAGATCATCTGCTTTTGAGTTAGGTAATGAAACAACAGAACCATTAACCGGACGCAAATGGGAATTTAAATTATATCCTATATCTTGGAATGAGTTTGAAAATAATGTGGGCTATCTCTAAGGTCAGCAACAATTGGAGACACGTTTAGTTTATGGAATGTATCCAGATGTGATTAACAATTTAGGAGATGAAGAAGATATTTTACAAGAACTTACAGATAGTTATTTGTTTAAAGACATTCTTGCTTATGCAGGCATTAGAAAGCCAGAATTATTAGATAAATTAGTGCGTGCGCTTGCTTATCAAATAGGCAACGAATTAATTTATAACGAGTTATCTAGCTTAATAGGAATAGATAAGAATACGGTAAGTAATTACATAGATGTATTAGAACAAGCCTGTGTGATTTTCAAATTACCTAGCTTCAGTAAAAGCTTGCGAAGTGAAATAAAAACAAACCAAAAGATTTATTTTGTTGATTTAGGTGTACGTAATGCTATAATAAACGACTTTAAACCTATAGAAGACCGACCCGATAAAGGTGCGATATGGGAAAACTTCCTGATTATGGAACGTCTAAAAGAGTTGGCATACAAAGGTGAAAAAGTTCGTTCACATTTTTGGCGCACTAGAACTCAACAAGAAGTAGATTATGTAGAAGAAAAAGGAACTGATATAAAAGGCTATGAATTCAAATGGAATCCCAATGCAAATGTCAAAATCCCGAAATCTTTCTTAGAGACTTACGACACTACTATAAAGGTTTTTAATAAGGAAAACTTTAGAGGTTTTTTGAAATAATACCGATGGCTATAGGATTGTTATACAACAGGAAACAAATTTTACAGTATAAAAAAATCAGAAGTTGAAATCCTAATAACTAGCACCTACTTGTTATACAACAACTAGAATACTATAGTACATTTACCCTCCATGAAAAACAAATTACCTCCTAAAAACAAATCCCAACTCTTGGGGACAGAAACGATTACAAGTTTACTTATTAAGCAGGCAGTTCCTGCTTCTATAGGTATCTTGGTTATGTCGCTCAATATCTTGGTGGACAGTATTTTTGTGGGTAACTGGATCAATTCTGACGCACTTGCTGCTATAGGCGTCGTTTTACCTATCTCCTTTTTTGTTGCTGCTTTAGGAATGGCGATAGGAATAGGTGGTTCAAGTATTATTTCTCGAGCACTAGGGGCAGACCATACAGAAAAAGCCAAACGAACTTTTGGAAACATGCTCTCTCTTACGGTGTTAATCACCGTATTGATGACTGTTTTTGGTCTGCTTTTTGTCGACTCTTTGGTACCCGCATTTGGAGGTAGAGGATCGCTTTTTGAACCGGCCAAAATTTATTATCAGATCGTCTTTTACGGTATTCCTATTCTTGGTTTATGCATGATGGGAAATAATGTGATCAGAGCCGAAGGGGCTCCTAAACACGCCATGATAGCCATGTTAATTCCATCTGTTGGGAATTTGCTTTTGGATTATATTTTTATCAACAGGTTGGGTATGGGTATGGCTGGCGCTGCATGGGCAACAACTATTAGTTATGTTCTTTGTTTTAGTTATGTTCTTTGGTTTTTTGTTTCCGGAAAAAGCGAGCTTCTTTTCGCCCTTAGACATTTGCTGCCAGATTGGGGAATTCTGAAAGAAATTAGTAGTCTTGGTTTTGTAACCTTATCAAGACAGGCAACTTCTAGTTTTGTTTTCCTTATAATGAATAATATTCTCTTTGAATTAAATGGTGTAGACGGTGTTGCCGTTTTTAGAATTATAGGAAGTATGATGATGTTTGCCTTATTTCCAGTTATGGGCGTGACTCAAGGCTTTTTACCTATCGCAGGTTATAATTATGGAGCAGAACTTTGGGGCCGTGTACGAGAGGTTATTTATACGTCTATCAAAATTTCTTGCGGATTAGGAGTGCTGATATTCTTAGGCCTTTTCTTTTTTACTCGAGAGATTGTAGGGGTCTTTACCGAAAACCCAGATGTTATCGATCAAGCTTCCTTTGCCATGAA of Nonlabens sp. Ci31 contains these proteins:
- a CDS encoding ATP-binding protein, encoding METRLVYGMYPDVINNLGDEEDILQELTDSYLFKDILAYAGIRKPELLDKLVRALAYQIGNELIYNELSSLIGIDKNTVSNYIDVLEQACVIFKLPSFSKSLRSEIKTNQKIYFVDLGVRNAIINDFKPIEDRPDKGAIWENFLIMERLKELAYKGEKVRSHFWRTRTQQEVDYVEEKGTDIKGYEFKWNPNANVKIPKSFLETYDTTIKVFNKENFRGFLK
- a CDS encoding MATE family efflux transporter, whose product is MKNKLPPKNKSQLLGTETITSLLIKQAVPASIGILVMSLNILVDSIFVGNWINSDALAAIGVVLPISFFVAALGMAIGIGGSSIISRALGADHTEKAKRTFGNMLSLTVLITVLMTVFGLLFVDSLVPAFGGRGSLFEPAKIYYQIVFYGIPILGLCMMGNNVIRAEGAPKHAMIAMLIPSVGNLLLDYIFINRLGMGMAGAAWATTISYVLCFSYVLWFFVSGKSELLFALRHLLPDWGILKEISSLGFVTLSRQATSSFVFLIMNNILFELNGVDGVAVFRIIGSMMMFALFPVMGVTQGFLPIAGYNYGAELWGRVREVIYTSIKISCGLGVLIFLGLFFFTREIVGVFTENPDVIDQASFAMKLVFLSVPIISIQLIGSAYYQAIGKAIPALILTLLRMAIILVPLLLILPNFYGEFGVWISFPIADVLSTLITAYFLWKAMGKLKPVSNTD
- the hemH gene encoding ferrochelatase, which gives rise to MKKGVLMVNLGSPDSPSPKDVKKYLGEFLMDERVIDLPYVLRAILVKGIVLNTRPKKSAEAYGKIWWEEGSPLIVLSERLQEKIDSFTSVPIALAMRYGAMPIEDGLKELHDQGVDEVLLIPLYPQYAMATTETIQVLAEELRQEKFPHMSFTNMPPFYNHPDYIRVLSESIRESLEGKDYEHLLFSYHGIPKRHIRKSDITKSHCKMDGKCCSTPSPAHEFCYSHQCKEVTRLVGEYLGMEEGTFSTSFQSRLGFDPWLTPYTDRTIEKMGLGGTKKMAIATPAFVSDCLETLEEIAMEGEEIFHEVGGKDFHVIPCLNDREDWVKVLSRWIDEWAMSEVTA
- a CDS encoding ATP-binding protein, whose translation is MIIGPRQVGKTTLIKKILKNKEHLFLDGDDPLVRRSTGNANTEQLKQLIGNHHFVYIDEAQRIKNIGLTLKIIHDQLQPVKLLVTRSSAFELGNETTEPLTGRKWEFKLYPISWNEFENNVGYL